Proteins encoded within one genomic window of Halocatena marina:
- a CDS encoding cupin domain-containing protein, translated as MDKVNLTDAFESITEHWSPQIAAELNGQAVKLATVEGEFVWHHHDDADELFLVIEGELRVEFRDRDDVSLESGELLVVPRGVEHRPVADREAHIVLFEPSETLNTGNVENERTQTELDHIE; from the coding sequence ATGGACAAGGTGAACCTCACAGACGCGTTCGAGTCCATCACCGAACACTGGTCGCCTCAGATCGCAGCGGAACTGAACGGACAGGCTGTCAAACTCGCCACAGTCGAGGGTGAATTCGTGTGGCATCATCACGACGATGCCGACGAGCTGTTTCTCGTCATTGAGGGCGAGCTTCGGGTCGAATTTCGTGATCGTGATGATGTATCACTCGAATCGGGTGAGCTTCTCGTTGTTCCTCGTGGCGTCGAACATCGGCCTGTCGCCGATCGAGAGGCGCATATCGTATTGTTCGAGCCATCTGAGACGCTCAACACGGGCAACGTCGAAAATGAACGAACGCAGACAGAACTCGATCATATCGAGTAA
- a CDS encoding PTS transporter subunit IIC, whose protein sequence is MFHTLWLVLQIENVVQIFEQLQILISAMGPALLMPIIVFGLGLSVRLDITKTLRSALLVGVSFVGIFALLEYVLGHVGETVRALATVWGLHLIGIDVGWPAVAGFTWALGVTVLVIPLGFGVNLLLLAVGWTRTLDADIWNYWQWAFNAAIVYVLTGSWVLALGAAIITEAVVLRLADWTAELSQVYFDVPGTSFPHAQSVLQAPFAFAIERCLRRVPIIGDWEVSPDALERRLDALGDPVVLGFLVGLFISVLARQSLLASFRTAVYVAGLLSLLPRMVALLVEGLEPIVEQTSTRVNNSDRFGGETVVIGIDAGPIAFADTTAVVAGLVLIPYALGLAFIPGVVVMPLADLVVLPMFCMWAAAISRGNLVRTVISGAIITTIITAATTVLAPYITEMGRRSGEIQSVETGGATLVSALSAGGNWWTLGFLSPLGMNTIQRGVIVGGVLSALAAYACYRWTKAMPAAVASNYQNTMPETAESSPSDATERPATD, encoded by the coding sequence ATGTTTCATACGCTTTGGTTAGTACTACAGATAGAGAATGTCGTACAGATTTTCGAACAGCTCCAGATTCTCATTTCGGCAATGGGACCAGCGCTGCTCATGCCGATCATCGTATTCGGGCTCGGGCTCTCCGTTCGTCTGGATATAACCAAAACGCTCCGATCGGCGCTTCTCGTTGGTGTCAGCTTTGTCGGTATTTTCGCTCTGCTTGAGTACGTCCTTGGACACGTTGGCGAGACCGTGCGCGCGCTGGCAACCGTCTGGGGATTACATCTTATCGGTATCGACGTCGGCTGGCCTGCCGTTGCGGGCTTCACGTGGGCACTCGGGGTGACGGTTCTCGTGATTCCACTTGGCTTCGGTGTCAATCTCTTGTTGCTCGCAGTCGGGTGGACACGCACGCTCGATGCCGATATTTGGAACTACTGGCAGTGGGCGTTCAATGCAGCAATCGTGTACGTGCTAACCGGGAGTTGGGTGCTCGCACTCGGTGCAGCGATTATCACTGAAGCAGTCGTTCTTCGACTCGCTGACTGGACGGCTGAACTCAGCCAAGTCTACTTCGACGTTCCTGGCACGAGTTTTCCGCACGCACAGAGCGTCTTACAGGCACCGTTCGCGTTCGCTATCGAGCGATGCCTCCGTCGAGTGCCGATCATTGGTGATTGGGAAGTCAGCCCCGACGCTCTCGAACGCCGTCTCGACGCGCTCGGCGATCCGGTCGTCCTTGGATTCCTCGTTGGCCTGTTCATCAGCGTCCTTGCCCGACAGTCACTCCTTGCGAGCTTCCGAACAGCGGTCTACGTCGCTGGCCTGCTATCACTCCTCCCACGAATGGTTGCCCTTCTCGTCGAAGGACTCGAACCGATTGTCGAACAGACATCGACGCGAGTGAACAACAGCGACCGTTTCGGCGGCGAGACAGTTGTCATTGGCATCGACGCCGGTCCAATCGCGTTCGCTGATACCACGGCGGTCGTCGCTGGACTGGTACTGATTCCGTACGCGTTGGGATTGGCGTTCATTCCGGGGGTTGTCGTGATGCCACTGGCAGACCTCGTGGTGTTACCGATGTTTTGCATGTGGGCAGCAGCAATCAGTCGTGGGAACCTCGTTCGAACGGTGATCAGCGGTGCGATCATCACGACGATCATTACCGCCGCAACCACAGTTCTCGCCCCGTACATCACAGAGATGGGACGACGGTCAGGTGAAATACAGTCCGTCGAGACAGGAGGGGCGACCCTCGTTTCTGCGCTGAGCGCGGGCGGGAACTGGTGGACGCTCGGGTTTCTGTCACCCTTGGGAATGAACACCATTCAGAGAGGAGTGATCGTCGGAGGCGTTTTGAGCGCGCTCGCTGCGTATGCTTGCTATCGTTGGACGAAAGCGATGCCAGCAGCGGTGGCGAGCAACTACCAAAACACCATGCCAGAAACCGCCGAGAGCAGTCCATCCGATGCAACAGAACGACCGGCGACCGATTGA
- a CDS encoding cytochrome P450 — MEETDETHIKHVPDPISTPQGQLNPYPWYRQMREEAPVRYDSERDCWDVFGYDAVKRVATDFETFSSEFDATPIAGPDEERVIDLGETMIRRDPPEHERLRGIVDEYFRPGALREFNEEFEQLTNEQLDRVLEDGESEFDFVREFASPIPSRVIAEILGVPPENQELFVKVGPGSEYSQRELKSYITELIRERTENPTDDILSEVIHAEPDGYKMTEEEIYQFCALLLLAGSQTTITLLTNAVWLFAEHDIVSEIRDGVIDHETAIEEVLRYRPPVHRIRRVATEAVDLDGVTIQAGDRVAAWIGSAHRDPRAFEKPATFDPSRAPNPHLAFGSGIHFCLGAPLARIEANIVLSVFLDRVSDVRLATDDFEPIMNSTMYGLRSLPLSVRTP; from the coding sequence ATGGAAGAGACAGATGAGACGCATATAAAGCACGTACCAGACCCAATCAGCACCCCGCAAGGACAGTTGAATCCGTATCCGTGGTACAGACAGATGCGAGAAGAGGCTCCCGTTCGATACGACTCGGAACGTGATTGCTGGGACGTTTTCGGGTACGATGCTGTAAAACGGGTTGCGACCGATTTTGAAACGTTCTCGTCCGAGTTCGATGCGACGCCAATCGCTGGACCGGACGAAGAGCGTGTGATCGATCTCGGCGAGACGATGATCAGGCGAGATCCACCAGAGCACGAGCGGCTTCGAGGAATCGTAGACGAGTATTTTCGTCCGGGAGCACTCCGAGAATTCAACGAAGAGTTCGAGCAGCTCACCAACGAACAGCTCGATCGTGTCCTCGAAGACGGTGAAAGCGAATTCGACTTCGTCAGAGAGTTTGCGTCTCCAATTCCATCGAGGGTCATCGCGGAAATTCTCGGCGTACCACCGGAGAACCAAGAGCTGTTCGTTAAAGTAGGGCCAGGAAGTGAATACAGCCAACGCGAACTAAAATCGTATATTACTGAACTCATCCGTGAGCGAACAGAGAATCCGACAGATGACATCCTCTCAGAAGTCATCCACGCAGAACCGGATGGTTACAAGATGACCGAAGAAGAAATATACCAGTTCTGCGCCCTCCTCCTCCTCGCTGGCAGTCAAACGACGATCACGCTTCTTACGAATGCGGTGTGGCTGTTCGCCGAGCACGACATTGTATCGGAGATCCGTGATGGCGTCATCGACCACGAGACTGCGATTGAGGAAGTACTCCGCTACCGGCCACCCGTCCACAGGATCAGACGAGTGGCGACGGAGGCTGTCGATCTGGATGGTGTGACAATTCAGGCAGGTGACCGTGTCGCTGCATGGATCGGATCGGCTCACAGAGATCCACGAGCGTTTGAAAAACCCGCGACGTTCGATCCTTCTCGCGCACCGAATCCTCATCTGGCATTCGGATCAGGGATTCACTTCTGTCTCGGCGCGCCGCTTGCTCGCATCGAGGCAAACATCGTGCTTTCTGTCTTCCTCGATCGAGTTTCCGATGTGCGTCTTGCAACCGATGATTTCGAACCGATTATGAACAGCACGATGTACGGGCTTCGGAGTCTTCCGCTCTCAGTTCGCACACCGTAG
- a CDS encoding succinylglutamate desuccinylase/aspartoacylase family protein → MAEGKHGRRAFLSAAAAAGAGITQFSAARASETTNACTRTDDSGSNAGWGEVDSLAGTDSETTTTEAPASESTSLDVSIAELDVSLDTSVIDSGVEGPTAFVVGGVHGDEEAGYRAADQILDWTPDAGRLVVLPRANPTAIAQNTRTTDAGDLNRHFLVDDGPTTPLAQALWDIVEQVEPDAVLSLHESQGIYGSEPSGVGQAIFHSHGARDAAQMGINRANRTIRKRRIMFERGLITSPSIAPSGLFTEKTAYEADIPSFIIETYEELPLDARIRWQKMITKGVLDYLDLYN, encoded by the coding sequence ATGGCAGAGGGAAAACACGGTCGACGAGCATTTCTGAGTGCTGCAGCGGCGGCAGGCGCGGGCATCACACAGTTCAGCGCTGCGCGGGCATCAGAGACGACTAACGCGTGTACCCGAACGGACGACAGTGGATCGAATGCTGGATGGGGAGAGGTCGATTCATTGGCTGGCACCGATTCCGAGACGACCACGACGGAGGCGCCTGCTTCTGAGTCTACGTCGCTCGACGTTTCCATCGCGGAGTTGGATGTTTCACTCGATACCTCTGTTATTGACAGTGGCGTTGAAGGACCAACGGCATTCGTCGTTGGCGGTGTCCACGGTGATGAGGAGGCTGGCTACCGTGCCGCCGATCAGATCCTCGATTGGACGCCGGATGCTGGTCGTCTCGTCGTGCTTCCAAGAGCAAATCCCACAGCAATCGCCCAAAACACCAGAACCACCGACGCTGGCGATCTAAATCGGCACTTTCTCGTCGACGATGGTCCAACAACGCCGCTCGCACAGGCACTGTGGGATATCGTCGAACAGGTTGAGCCAGACGCTGTCCTGTCGCTTCACGAATCGCAGGGGATCTACGGAAGCGAGCCATCGGGTGTCGGTCAAGCGATCTTTCACTCACACGGTGCCAGAGATGCGGCCCAAATGGGAATCAATCGGGCGAACCGAACGATCAGAAAGCGTCGCATCATGTTCGAGCGAGGCTTGATCACATCTCCAAGCATCGCACCGAGTGGACTGTTCACGGAGAAAACAGCGTACGAAGCCGATATTCCCTCGTTTATCATCGAGACGTACGAAGAACTTCCTCTCGATGCCCGCATCCGGTGGCAGAAGATGATCACCAAAGGTGTGCTGGATTATCTCGATTTATACAACTAA
- a CDS encoding DoxX family protein — protein sequence MGTNTALGTQGPASLILIRLLVGGVFLSEGVQKLIFPGVLGAERFAHLGFPVPGLTATAIGTIEIVAGAAVLLGLATRLAALFLLVIAIVAIITTKVPILLGHSVWVFPLEESNRYGMWAFLHAWRGDIAMLLGSLYLLIAID from the coding sequence ATGGGAACGAACACAGCACTTGGAACACAAGGGCCGGCATCGTTGATTCTTATTCGACTTTTAGTAGGAGGCGTATTTCTCTCCGAAGGAGTTCAAAAGCTCATTTTTCCAGGGGTTCTTGGAGCTGAACGCTTTGCCCACCTTGGATTTCCCGTTCCGGGACTCACCGCCACAGCCATTGGCACGATCGAAATTGTCGCAGGCGCGGCAGTTCTCCTGGGATTGGCGACACGTCTAGCCGCGCTCTTTCTGTTAGTGATCGCAATTGTTGCGATCATTACAACGAAAGTCCCGATTTTACTGGGACACAGCGTTTGGGTTTTCCCACTCGAGGAGAGTAATCGCTACGGTATGTGGGCGTTTCTCCACGCATGGCGCGGAGATATCGCAATGTTGCTCGGCTCACTCTACTTGCTCATTGCCATCGACTAA
- a CDS encoding M55 family metallopeptidase has translation MKVFISADMEGITGITTPEDVVSGEREYERGTELLHGDVNAAIEGAYDGGASEVLVNDSHSGMRNLDRSRLDDRARLIRGRTKPRSMMQGLSSDHNVAFFVGYHAKAGTSGAVLNHTFYGHELIRLLVDGREVGELGWNAALAAHFGVPVGLVTGDDKTADEATDELGESVETAVVKQGVDRFSAECLSPVTSRAAIREAATRALQRAADGGFDQSTTTAEHITIEAEWSATNHAFRAGGVPGVERTGGRTTSVSADTYREAFDASVAMLRAGGAARNGFYG, from the coding sequence GTGAAGGTATTCATTTCCGCAGACATGGAAGGAATCACGGGTATCACAACGCCGGAAGACGTTGTGAGCGGTGAGCGTGAGTACGAGCGCGGAACCGAGCTTCTCCACGGTGATGTGAACGCAGCCATCGAGGGGGCGTATGATGGTGGCGCGAGTGAGGTGCTGGTCAACGACTCACACTCGGGTATGCGGAATCTCGATCGATCGCGGCTTGACGATCGGGCCCGCTTGATCCGCGGACGGACGAAACCTCGCTCGATGATGCAGGGCCTCTCGTCCGATCACAACGTAGCGTTTTTTGTTGGCTACCACGCCAAGGCTGGCACATCGGGTGCAGTCCTCAACCACACATTTTACGGGCACGAACTGATTCGACTGCTAGTCGACGGACGAGAAGTCGGTGAGCTCGGTTGGAACGCTGCTCTTGCGGCTCATTTCGGTGTACCGGTCGGTCTCGTTACTGGCGATGATAAAACGGCAGACGAGGCAACTGATGAACTTGGAGAAAGCGTCGAGACAGCAGTAGTAAAGCAGGGGGTCGATCGATTTTCAGCAGAGTGTCTCTCTCCCGTAACATCGAGAGCAGCAATTCGCGAGGCAGCAACCCGAGCGCTCCAACGCGCAGCGGATGGTGGATTCGATCAGTCGACGACGACAGCAGAACATATCACTATTGAGGCCGAATGGTCAGCAACGAACCACGCTTTCCGTGCTGGCGGCGTGCCGGGCGTCGAACGGACTGGCGGTCGGACAACAAGTGTGAGCGCTGATACCTACCGCGAGGCGTTCGATGCGTCCGTTGCGATGCTTCGTGCCGGTGGTGCTGCTCGAAACGGATTTTACGGGTAG